One segment of Desmodus rotundus isolate HL8 chromosome 6, HLdesRot8A.1, whole genome shotgun sequence DNA contains the following:
- the OR6B1 gene encoding olfactory receptor 6B1 isoform X3: MEVQNQTRVTQFILVGFPGTWGVRAALFLMFLTAYVLTVAENAVIILLVQQNRPLHKPMYFFLANLSFLETWYISVTVPKLLFSFWSVRNSISFTHCMIQLYFFIALMCTECVLLAAMAYDRYVAICRPLHYHTAMSHRLCSRLALASWAIGFGISLAKIYFISRLNFCGPNVINHFFCDISPVLNLSCTDMSLAELVDFILALVIFLFPLSVTVLSYGCILATVLRMPTGKQKAFSTCASHLVVVTVFYSATIFMYARPRAIHAFNMNKVISIFYAIVTPALNPFIYCLRNREVKEALKKLVYCPAICSESSLTND; the protein is encoded by the coding sequence ATGGAAGTGCAGAACCAGACACGGGTCACCCAGTTCATTCTGGTGGGGTTCCCGGGGACCTGGGGAGTGCGTGCAGCCCTGTTCCTGATGTTCCTCACGGCCTATGTTTTGACAGTGGCTGAAAACGCCGTCATCATCCTGCTGGTGCAGCAGAACCGGCCACTGCACAAGCCTATGTACTTCTTTCTGGCCAACCTGTCCTTCTTGGAGACCTGGTACATCTCCGTGACGGTACCCAAGTTGCTGTTTAGTTTCTGGTCTGTGCGCAACAGCATCTCCTTCACCCACTGCATGATCCAGCTTTACTTCTTTATAGCGCTCATGTGTACAGAGTGTGTGCTGCTGGCTGCCATGGCCTATGACCGTTACGTGGCCATCTGCCGCCCGCTGCACTACCACACCGCTAtgagccacaggctctgctcCCGCCTGGCTCTGGCCTCCTGGGCCATAGGCTTTGGCATCTCCTTGGCTAAGATCTACTTCATCTCTCGCCTCAACTTCTGTGGCCCCAATGTCATCAATCACTTCTTCTGTGACATCTCTCCAGTGCTTAACCTCTCCTGCACGGACATGTCCCTGGCTGAGTTGGTGGACTTCATCCTGGCACTGGtcatcttcctcttccccctgTCTGTCACTGTCCTGTCTTATGGGTGCATCCTGGCCACCGTTCTGCGCATGCCCACGGGAAAGCAGAAAGCCTTCTCTACGTGCGCCTCCCACCTTGTGGTGGTCACCGTCTTCTACTCGGCCACGATTTTCATGTACGCCCGGCCCCGAGCCATCCACGCCTTCAACATGAACAAAGTTATTTCCATCTTCTATGCCATTGTCACCCCTGCTCTCAACCCTTTCATTTATTGCCTAAGGAACCGAGAGGTCAAGGAGGCTCTGAAGAAGCTGGTCTACTGCCCGGCCATCTGCTCTGAGTCGTCTCTTACAAATGATTAG